In Aegilops tauschii subsp. strangulata cultivar AL8/78 chromosome 3, Aet v6.0, whole genome shotgun sequence, one genomic interval encodes:
- the LOC141042252 gene encoding uncharacterized protein, with translation MSAVSIPKEYYALVHDVKRISTLNFNVFTLRTCLTEIGKLKQDGRVRQWPCGNLALLQYLYWEKVQPTTGPKNDPLSLQVPLMKNWTDSKAEKRDKYDLENGRGHGLIDDCITKEYRMKKLADEQAESSKKHSIRKASVTGKKKVDYVSKVPANLKPFMDRVMNDMKEIRKELFRMPELCAQRLLKKMNKTGVRYKPGTMAEEEENLYEQNSESGYENKYPKKEFQYDDIHTPNGRNGSGHYDLDSEEGDSFKFSTGHLSSFKELFNETTPQFGHSVDDMVRAAVQYVKAYEHSSKHKNHEIFNNGKHDGLSAARVIDTYATYISDSSIVKDRCLREQLAGDIQDANDSAIMSYPDVSAWPIVPYNMPQQEDG, from the exons ATGTCGGCTGTCTCCATACCAAAGGAGTACTACGCGTTGGTGCATGACGTGAAGCGGATAAGCACGTTGAATTTTAACGTGTTCACTTTGCGAACTTGTTTGACGGAGATTGGTAAACTCAAGCAGGACGGCCGTGTGAGGCAATGGCCATGTGGCAACCTAGCCCTACTCCAG TACTTATATTGGGAGAAGGTGCAGCCAACCACCGGCCCGAAAAATGACCCGTTGTCGTTGCAAGTTCCCCTAATGAAAAACTGGACTGATTCTAAAGCGGAGAAACGAGACAAGTACGACCTGGAAAATGGTCGTGGTCATGGATTG ATTGATGACTGCATTACGAAAGAGTATAGAATGAAAAAACTTGCAGATGAACAAGCTGAAAGCAGTAAGAAACATAGTATCCGAAAGGCATCCGTTACGGGAAAGAAAAAAGTGGACTATGTGTCCAAGGTCCCTGCTAACCTAAAGCCTTTTATGGACCGGGTTATGAATGATATGAAGGAAATTCGTAAGGAATTGTTTCGTATGCCGGAGTTATGCGCACAG AGATTGTtaaagaaaatgaataaaacagGTGTACGGTACAAACCAGGCACaatggcagaggaggaagaaaaTCTGTATGAACAGAATAGTGAGTCTGGGTATGAAAACAAGTATCCTAAAAAAGAATTTCAGTATGATGACATACACACACCTAATGGCCGAAATGGCAGTGGGCATTATGATTTGGATTCTGAAGAAGGGGATTCGTTCAAATTCAGTACTGGTCACTTGAGTAGCTTTAAAG AACTGTTTAATGAAACTACCCCTCAATTTGGTCATTCTGTGGATGATATGGTGCGTGCCGCTGTGCAGTACGTGAAAGCGTACGAGCACTCATCAAAACATAAGAACCATGAAATATTCAACAACGGTAAACATGATGGACTTTCTGCGGCAAGA GTAATTGACACTTATGCGACGTACATATCGGATTCAAGTATCGTCAAGGACAGGTGTCTT AGAGAGCAACTTGCAGGAGATATCCAAGATGCAAATGATAGTGCAATTATGTCGTACCCGGATGTGTCCGCATGGCCTATAGTCCCATACAACATGCCTCAACAAGAAGATGGGTGA
- the LOC123497474 gene encoding uncharacterized protein encodes MDFRSPATQAWSDVLKWLPTQSVLELSLVCREWRAMALNPHFHQSHVVHANSVKKHHHIKFVIDPSFGVLWDMDGIDNFPFSPDITAGLFHCSQPCHGLNVGTLNGMDFLCNPAMGYNQLIQHDDEDVQNNQENRSFAARIALGYDSHIDDHVLVSLAYEEKNMDTRQYKLRCNVRTVYGDQWYENDPPPRPVADSPPAYADGKIYWLVEPKLGPSTTATCELVAFDTIEREFEVVEGPPCSYNGGRISVVELHGIIHVAWSDQDADAIDVWVMDDNGAWCVEYRIELAEFWPEYSSERTTIMAIDPTDGRILLSTGRSLGYYNLKTMELETIYRVTAQSVYHDDRPHFCAVVYQESLFRPFMRE; translated from the coding sequence ATGGATTTCAGGTCACCGGCGACTCAAGCTTGGTCGGACGTCCTCAAGTGGCTGCCGACACAGTCGGTTTTGGAGCTAAGCCTTGTGTGCAGGGAGTGGCGTGCCATGGCCTTGAATCCCCACTTCCACCAGTCCCATGTCGTCCATGCCAACTCGGTCAAAAAGCATCATCATATCAAGTTCGTCATTGATCCGTCATTTGGTGTTCTCTGGGACATGGATGGCATCGATAATTTTCCATTTTCGCCAGACATTACAGCCGGCCTGTTTCACTGTTCTCAACCTTGCCACGGCCTAAACGTGGGCACCTTAAATGGCATGGACTTCTTGTGCAATCCTGCAATGGGCTACAACCAGCTCATCCAACATGATGACGAAGATGTTCAGAACAACCAAGAAAATAGATCCTTTGCTGCCCGTATCGCATTGGGGTACGACTCTCACATCGACGACCATGTGTTGGTGTCTCTTGCCTACGAGGAGAAGAACATGGACACCCGTCAATACAAACTACGATGCAATGTGCGAACTGTGTATGGTGACCAATGGTATGAGAATGACCCTCCGCCGAGGCCAGTGGCTGATTCGCCACCCGCCTACGCAGATGGCAAGATTTACTGGTTGGTCGAGCCAAAGCTCGGGCCGAGCACCACTGCAACCTGCGAGCTCGTGGCATTTGACACCATAGAAAGAGAATTTGAGGTTGTGGAAGGGCCACCGTGCAGCTACAATGGAGGCCGCATATCCGTTGTTGAGCTCCATGGCATAATTCATGTGGCGTGGTCGGATCAAGACGCAGATGCCATTGACGTATGGGTGATGGATGACAACGGCGCTTGGTGTGTCGAGTACCGCATAGAGCTCGCTGAGTTCTGGCCGGAGTACTCATCCGAGAGAACAACGATCATGGCTATTGATCCTACAGATGGACGGATTTTGCTCAGCACAGGAAGATCATTAGGATACTACAATCTCAAGACCATGGAGCTGGAGACAATCTACCGTGTCACTGCTCAGTCAGTGTACCATGATGACAGGCCACATTTCTGTGCTGTTGTCTACCAAGAAAGCCTATTCCGCCCATTTATGAGGGAGTAA